The DNA region CCCCCAAATCGCAGGAAAAAAGCCCCGGTGCGACGGTGCCGGATGGTATCCGTGCGGGCTTTATACAGCTTTTGGATGGTATCCATGTCTGATTTTCAGCGAATGGGTTGTCATCCTCTGCTCTGTACTTGGTATGAGCAGAAAAGACGTATACATTGCGCCTTTTTTGCGACAAATCACTCCATTTGTGCAAATCATTTCGTTACCTATCAATACTTTTACAGCAATCCAGCAATTTTTTAGACCTCAGTCTTTTGACTGATACATGAAGGAAGTCCATTGAGATACGGCAAGAAGAAGTGGCTGAAGGCGACGATCGCGCTGAGCGCGTCCTACTGCGGCGTTGCCGCGGCCGCGGACCTGACGGTTTCGGCAGGCAGCACCCAGGTGTTCGACGGCTCGGCCAACTTTCCCGGGGGAACCGACGTCAACGGCGGCACGCTGGTGATCGGCGGGAACGGGGGCGGCGCGGGCGTCACGCTCGGCGGCAACGTCAACGCGAACTCGAACGCCACCATCGCGGGCTTCGGCTCGATCAACGGCGATCTCAACGTGACGGGCAACTCGCACGTCGCGCCCGGGTACGCCGTGGATACGCCGACCGGCGTGTCCAACGGCAACCTCATCGTCACCGGCAACCTGTCGATGAGCAATGCCGTGTTCGACTTCGAGACCGGCTATGCGGGGCTGCCCATCACGCAACCCGGCACCGGCGACAACATCACCGTGGCCGGCAACGTCGCGCTCAACAACACCACGCTGAACGTCTCGGTGAACACGCAGGGCGCCAATGCCGGCTACTACCGCATCCTGTCGTACGGCGGCACCTTGAGCGGCAACGGCCTGACGCTGGGCTCGGTCACGGGCGCCTCCACGCCGACGGCGACCATCCAGTCGCTGACCGGCGACAAGCAGATCAACCTGATCCTGGGCCCGAGCACGACCAACCTGTGGAACGGCAACGGCCTGGCGTCCGCCACCCGCGCCGGCGGCGGCAGCGGCACCTGGAGCGCCGCCAGCACGAACTGGAACAGCCCGGCCAATGCCACGGGCGCCCTGCCCGATGGCGGATACGCCATTTTCACCGGCGCGGCGGGCACGGTGACCGTCGATGGCGGCGCCGGCGCGGTGCGCGTGTCCGGCATTCAATTCGCCACCGACCGCTATCGCCTGCAAGGCGCGCCCATCACCCTGCAGGCCAGCGGCGGCAACCCGCCGGCCATCGTCGTCGGCGACGGCACCTATGCCTCCGGCCAGTTCGTCGACACCATCGACAACCCCCTTCAAGGCACGGACGGCTTCGTCAAGACCGGCCCGGGATCGGTGATCCTGACCGCCGACAGCAGCGGCCTGGGCGGCCCCATCCTGATCGCCGACGGCGCGCTGGAGATCGACGGCAAGCTGAACGGCCCCGTCGATATCGGCCGCGAAGTCGTGCTGGCGGGCGTCGGCCAGTTGGGCAGCACCACCCTCTATCCCACCGCGGTGATCTCTCCCGGCAACGACGGCTCGCCCATCGGCACGCTCACCATCAACGGCAACCTCAACTTCGGCCAGGACACCGTCTATCGCGTGCATGCCGATCCGGCCAGCAGCGCCAGCGACCACATCCACGTCACCGGCGTGGCCTACCTGGACGGCACCGTGGCGCACGTGGGGCCCGACGGCAACTACGCGCCGGCCACGACCTACAACATCCTGACGGCGGACGGCGGCATCCAAGGCCGCTTCACCGGCGCCTCGAGCGCATATGCCTTCCTCACCCCCACGCTGAGCTACGACACGAACAATGCGTTCATGACGCTCACGCGCAACGACGTGCCCATCGGCAGCGTCGGCAACACGGGCAACCAGGGCAGCGTGGGCGGCGCGCTGGATAACGAAGCGCCGCCCGCCAGCGGAGGCGGCACGCCGTCGGCCGGGAATGGATCGTCATTGGGGGCGGGTGGATCGTCTTCGAGCGGGAACGGATCGTCGGCCGGGAGCGGATCGTCTTCGAGCGGGAACGGCAACGCGTCAGCCGGCAACGCGTCGGCCGGAAACTCTGGCGGCGCTTCAGCCAATAACTCCGCCAGCGGTTCGGGCACCGATCCGGCCGGCAACTCGGCCAACGCCTCGACCGGCGGCGGCGGCCTGACGGGCTCGGTCGCGGGCGCGGCCAAGGAGACGGGCGCCAGCCAGGTGGCGACGGCGGTCCTCTCCATGACGCCGGACGAAGCGCGCGCGGCCCTGAACATGCTTTCCGGCGAAGCTTACGCGAGCAACGCCAGCGTCCTGCAAAGCCTGGGAGACACCGTGCGCACGCTGCCGATGAATCACCTGCGCGGCAACCTCGACGCGCCGGCGCTCGCCGGCCGGCCCACGGCCCAATGGGGCCCGCCGTCGCCCGACGCCCTGCCGCGCAGCGGCGCGCACCCGGTCTGGGCGCAGGTCTTCGGCAACTGGCGCACCTTCGCCGGCGACGGCAACGCCTCGCGCGTGCGCCAATCGGACGGCGGCATCTTCGTCGGCGGCGACGGCGCGGTGGGCGGCGGCTGGCGCCTGGGCGGCGCGCTCGGCTACATCGGCAGCCACAGCTCGATCGCCAACACCTCCTCGCGCACCGACGTCGACAGCTACACGGCGACCCTGTTCGGCGGCCGGAATTTCTACGCCGGTCCCGGCCATTTCCGCTTCACGGCCGGCGCGGCGTACACCTGGCACGACGTCGACACCAAGCGCAGCGTGGCGGCCGGCAGCCTGAACCAGCAGCTCGAATCGTCCTATCACGCCTCTTCGACGCAGGTGTTCAGCGAACTCGGCTACAACCTGCCGCTGGGCGATGCCTATACCATCGAGCCCTACGCCGGCGTGGCCTGGAACCAGCTACGCACCCGCGCCTTCGACGAGTCCGGCGGCACGGCCGTCCTGCACGGGGAAGGACGCACCGACGACGTGACGAGCACCACGCTGGGACTGCGCGGCGCATGGCAGTTCGATTCGGACGGCGCGCCGGGCCGCCTGACCGCCTCGCTGGGCTGGCGCCACGCCATGGGCGACGTGCGGCCGAGGCAGCAACTGGCTTTCGACGGCGGCACGACGTTCTCGGTGACGGGCGTTCCCATCGCCCGCGACGCCGCCGTGTTCGGACTCGGCGCCGAAATGGCCGTTACGCGCAACACGACGGTGGGCGTGGCCTACGACGCGCAATTCGGCGGCGGCAACCGGCAGCACTCGGGCCTGCTCACGCTGGCCATGCGTTTCTAGTCCTAACACGACGCCGGCGGGCGCGGGCGTTGCGGCGCCCCGCCATCCCATGCCGAACGCGCGGCTGCCGCCACCTGGCGGCAGCCGTCGTCCCTTCCATTTCTGCAAAACACTTGCGCCCGAAGGGCAATTGACCTCGTCCGCCATCCAAGGCACCATCAGGGCCGCCTGAACTGCGTCTGGCCAAGCCGGCCCTGAAATGCAAAGCGTCACGACCATCCTGCTTCTCGTCTTCGTCGCCGTCCTGAGCGGCATCCTGGGCCGCGTGGTAAGGATTTCCGCGCCGCTCCTGCAAATGGCCCTTGGCGCGCTCTGTGCGCTGGCAGGCTGGCATGTCGGGTTCGACCCGGATATGTTCCTGCTGCTGTTCATCCCCCCGCTGCTCTATTCGGATGCCTACCGGACACCCATACGGGAGTTTCGCGAACTCCGCTGGATGATCCTGATGATGGCGATGGGGCTGGTGCTCGCCACCACGCTGGGATGCGGCCTGTTCCTGCACTGGCTGATTCCGAACCTGCCCTTGCCGGTCTGCTTTACCTTGGCGGCGGTGTTGTCGCCGACCGACGCGGTCGCGGTCAGCGGCATGGTGGCGGGCAGGCGGGTTCCGCCCCGCTTCGTGCACATCGTCGAAGGCGAATCGCTGCTGAACGACGCCTCCGGCCTGGTCTGCTTCAAATTCGCGGTGGTGGCCACGCTCACGGGCGCGTTCTCCGTCACCCAGGCGCTGGAGGGATTCTTCGTCATCGCCCTGGGCGGCGTGGCCGTCGGCGCCGCCGTCGCATGGGGCTTGACCATGCTGAACCGCCTGCTCACCCGCTGCGGCTTCGACGACGCGCCGACGCAGATCACGCTGCTCATGCTGCTTCCCTTCGGGGTCTATCTCCTGGCCAACGAGCTGGGCTTATCCGGCATTCTGGCGGCGGTCAGCGCGGGCCTGACGGCGAAGATCTTCGGCATCCTGGATGACGGCCAGAGCGCGACCCGGCTGCGCACCAGCACGGTATGGGCGATGATCGGTTTCCTGTTCAACGCGCTCATCTTCATCCTGTTCGGGCTTCAACTGCCGGATCTGCTGGAGAACGGCATCGCGCTGAGCCGCGCCGCCAACGTCGCGCCCTGGCACCTCGCCCTGGTCATCGTCCAAATCACCGGCGCGCTGGTCCTGCTCCGTTTCGTCTGGGTATGGATTTCGCTGGCGGTGCGATCCGCGACCGCGCGGCTTCGGCATAACGGCGGCAAGTTTCCCTCTTTGCGCGGGACCACGGCAATGTCCATCGCCGGCGTGCGCGGCGCCATTACGCTCGCGGCCGTGCTTTCGCTGCCCGCCGCCTCGGCCGGCGGCGCGGGCTTTCCGTACCGCGAGTTCCTGATCGTCGCCTCGGCCGGCGTGATCGTCCTTTCGCTGGTATTGGCCAACCTCACCCTGCCCGCCTTGCTCAGCGGGCTCGGCAGCACGGAGCTCGATCCCGCCGCCGCCGAGGCCGACCGCGCCCGCGCCGCCCTGGCGCGCTGTTCCCTGCGAGAACTGGAGCAGCAGCAGGCGGAACTGGCGCGCAACCTGGACGGGGATGACGCATCGGCGACGCCGAACGAACCCGACGCGCGCAAGCTCGAAGTGCTGGCCCGCTTGCTGCCGGAATACCAGGACCGGATGTACCGTTTCGACGATTCCGAGGCGGACAATTCCGGGCAGACCGCCCGCGAACTCGCGTGGGAGCGGGCGCGGCAAAAGGCCGCGATCCGCTTGCACCTCATGCGCGCCGAGCGCGCGGAGCTCCGGAGAATGCTGCGCAGCGGCGAGATCAATGACGAGACCGACCGCCTGCTGCAACGGGAAATCGATTTGTCCGAGCAGGTGCTGCTGGCGAACGCGAAACTGCTGCCGCGCAAGCCGGCGGAAGAATAACCGGAAGGAATAACCGGCGCCCCGCCGGCGCGGCCTACGTGGTGCTGGTGTCGACGGCCGTATCCGCCTCCTCGGCGGATTGACGGCGCGGCTTCCTCGGCTGAAGATGCGCCGGCGCTTCCCCCGGCGCGCCCAGTACTTCACGCACCAGCGCATAGCCCTGGGCCTGGTGCGCGCGAACCGCGACGTCGGAGAAGTCGTAATCGCGCGAAGAAGGCTCGTTCTCCGGCCCCTTGCGCAGGAACCGCGTGATGTGCATGGGCGCCCCGTCGCCCATGAGCTGGATATAGCGCGGCCGCTGCCGGATCTTCTCCTGCCTCGCCGGCTCGATCTCCCGCAGAAGGCTCTCGATCATGCCGCGATAGGAATCGATCAACTCGCGCGTCCGCAGGTCGTTGCGGATGCGTTCCGAATAGAGGATTTCATCCCGGCGCGCCATGATTTCCGTCAGGTTTTCCGGCAGCGCCTTCTGGCCGGAGAACAGGTCGACGATAAAGACGCGCTTGCCGTCCGGGCCGCAACGATCGACCACCATGTCCAGCGGCGAATTGCTGACGATGCCGCCGTCCCAATACGGTTGGCCGTTGACGTAGGTCCACGAGAAACCGGGCGGCAGGCTGCCGCTGGCCAGGATGTGGTCGGGCGTCATGTCGTCGACGTAGCTGTCGAACACCTCGAATTCCGACGTCAGCACATTGACCGCGCCGACCAGCAGGCGCACCGGGCTGGCGGGCAGCGACTTGAAATCGACGTACTTCTCGAGCAGCGTCCGCATCGGCGCCGTATCGTAGAAGCTGGTCCACTTCCACGGCGCGACCCAGGGGGTATCGCAGGACGGAATCCACCTCGGCCGGAAGAACTGGGGCACGCCGAATTGCAGGATCTGCATCGCCGTCGCGGCCTGCCTCAACGGCTCGGGCATCGGCGCGGACACGACCTGGAGCTCGGACCAGAAGGACTCCAGCGCTTCGGTGGCGTGCTTAGGATTACCGGCGATGATCGCGCCGTTCAAGGCGCCGATGGAAATGCCGGCGACGATGTCGGGAAATATCCGATGCTCCTCCAGCCCCTTGACCACGCCGCATTCGAACGCGCCCAGCGCGCCGCCGCCCTGGAGGATCAGGACGTTCTGCATCGGCAGGAAGTCCAGCTTGAAATCCGGGTCCTGCAGTTTCAGCTTGTCGGCCCGCAGATTGGTGCGATACCGGATCAATCCCTCCGAGAGCCGGATCTCATCGGCGGGCCGGCCGAAGGAAAACAGCGCGCGCGGCACGTCGTCCTTCAGGTAGAACAAACTGAACGCGCGGCTGTTCAAGCCGCCTCGCTCTATCGTTTCGTCGGCGCCTTCCGGGTCGCCCAGCATGTCGAAGCCGATGCTGCCGATTTCGCAGAAGAAATAGGAAACCTCGTCGTACCGGCGCCGGCGCCCGAGCATGTTCATCGCCGCCAGCCGTCCCTGCTTGACGGCGTTGTCCCAGTGTTCGATATGGCGCCGGCGGGCGAAAACGGGATCCATGAAACTGACGACGTCGCCGGCGGCGTACACGTCGGGCTGGTTCGCTCTCAGCAGATCGTCGACGACGACCCGCCCGTCTTCCAGCTCGATGCCGCTACCTTCGAGGAACTGCGTCGCGGCCTGCACGCCGGTGCAGACGACGGCCAGGTCGCAAGGGATGCGCTTGCCGGCCCGGGTCGCGACCTCCTTCACCTTGCCGCGCCCGATGAATTCGACGACGGCGTCGCCGACCACCGTTTCCACGCCATTCTCGCCGGCGAAATCCCTGAAGTAGTCCGAGAGCATGGGGGATTCGAGATGCCGCATCAGGCGGCTGTCGCCTTCGACCACGGTGACGCTCAGTCCCATTTCGCGCAAGGACAGGGCAACCTCCATGCCGAGGAAGCTGCCGCCCACCACGGCCACCCGCTTCGCCTTGGCCGCGCCGCGCCGTATGGCGTCGCAATCGTCCTTGGACCGCAAGGCATATATTCCTTGCAGCGCCGCGCCGGGCACCTCGACCGGCCGCGGCGAGGCGCCGGTGGCGATCAACAATTTTCCATACTGGATATGGTCGCCCGTGGACGTCTCGACCAGATGCCGCTCGGGGTCCACGGAGACCGCACGCGTACTCAACGCGACTTCTATGCGCTGCTCCTGGTAGAACATTTCCGCATGAACCAGGATCTGCGATGCATCGACGGTGCCCAGCAGATACCGCTTGGACAGGGCGGGACGGTGATACGGCAGCACCGATTCGGCCGAGAGAATCAGGATGGAGCCTTCGGCGCCTTCTCGACGCAAGGTTTCCGCCGCCGTCGCGCTGGCGAGGCCTCCACCCACGAGAAGAAAATCGGCCTGCT from Bordetella genomosp. 10 includes:
- a CDS encoding autotransporter family protein, with the protein product MRYGKKKWLKATIALSASYCGVAAAADLTVSAGSTQVFDGSANFPGGTDVNGGTLVIGGNGGGAGVTLGGNVNANSNATIAGFGSINGDLNVTGNSHVAPGYAVDTPTGVSNGNLIVTGNLSMSNAVFDFETGYAGLPITQPGTGDNITVAGNVALNNTTLNVSVNTQGANAGYYRILSYGGTLSGNGLTLGSVTGASTPTATIQSLTGDKQINLILGPSTTNLWNGNGLASATRAGGGSGTWSAASTNWNSPANATGALPDGGYAIFTGAAGTVTVDGGAGAVRVSGIQFATDRYRLQGAPITLQASGGNPPAIVVGDGTYASGQFVDTIDNPLQGTDGFVKTGPGSVILTADSSGLGGPILIADGALEIDGKLNGPVDIGREVVLAGVGQLGSTTLYPTAVISPGNDGSPIGTLTINGNLNFGQDTVYRVHADPASSASDHIHVTGVAYLDGTVAHVGPDGNYAPATTYNILTADGGIQGRFTGASSAYAFLTPTLSYDTNNAFMTLTRNDVPIGSVGNTGNQGSVGGALDNEAPPASGGGTPSAGNGSSLGAGGSSSSGNGSSAGSGSSSSGNGNASAGNASAGNSGGASANNSASGSGTDPAGNSANASTGGGGLTGSVAGAAKETGASQVATAVLSMTPDEARAALNMLSGEAYASNASVLQSLGDTVRTLPMNHLRGNLDAPALAGRPTAQWGPPSPDALPRSGAHPVWAQVFGNWRTFAGDGNASRVRQSDGGIFVGGDGAVGGGWRLGGALGYIGSHSSIANTSSRTDVDSYTATLFGGRNFYAGPGHFRFTAGAAYTWHDVDTKRSVAAGSLNQQLESSYHASSTQVFSELGYNLPLGDAYTIEPYAGVAWNQLRTRAFDESGGTAVLHGEGRTDDVTSTTLGLRGAWQFDSDGAPGRLTASLGWRHAMGDVRPRQQLAFDGGTTFSVTGVPIARDAAVFGLGAEMAVTRNTTVGVAYDAQFGGGNRQHSGLLTLAMRF
- a CDS encoding Na+/H+ antiporter; protein product: MQSVTTILLLVFVAVLSGILGRVVRISAPLLQMALGALCALAGWHVGFDPDMFLLLFIPPLLYSDAYRTPIREFRELRWMILMMAMGLVLATTLGCGLFLHWLIPNLPLPVCFTLAAVLSPTDAVAVSGMVAGRRVPPRFVHIVEGESLLNDASGLVCFKFAVVATLTGAFSVTQALEGFFVIALGGVAVGAAVAWGLTMLNRLLTRCGFDDAPTQITLLMLLPFGVYLLANELGLSGILAAVSAGLTAKIFGILDDGQSATRLRTSTVWAMIGFLFNALIFILFGLQLPDLLENGIALSRAANVAPWHLALVIVQITGALVLLRFVWVWISLAVRSATARLRHNGGKFPSLRGTTAMSIAGVRGAITLAAVLSLPAASAGGAGFPYREFLIVASAGVIVLSLVLANLTLPALLSGLGSTELDPAAAEADRARAALARCSLRELEQQQAELARNLDGDDASATPNEPDARKLEVLARLLPEYQDRMYRFDDSEADNSGQTARELAWERARQKAAIRLHLMRAERAELRRMLRSGEINDETDRLLQREIDLSEQVLLANAKLLPRKPAEE
- a CDS encoding FAD-dependent oxidoreductase, whose protein sequence is MKYKQADFLLVGGGLASATAAETLRREGAEGSILILSAESVLPYHRPALSKRYLLGTVDASQILVHAEMFYQEQRIEVALSTRAVSVDPERHLVETSTGDHIQYGKLLIATGASPRPVEVPGAALQGIYALRSKDDCDAIRRGAAKAKRVAVVGGSFLGMEVALSLREMGLSVTVVEGDSRLMRHLESPMLSDYFRDFAGENGVETVVGDAVVEFIGRGKVKEVATRAGKRIPCDLAVVCTGVQAATQFLEGSGIELEDGRVVVDDLLRANQPDVYAAGDVVSFMDPVFARRRHIEHWDNAVKQGRLAAMNMLGRRRRYDEVSYFFCEIGSIGFDMLGDPEGADETIERGGLNSRAFSLFYLKDDVPRALFSFGRPADEIRLSEGLIRYRTNLRADKLKLQDPDFKLDFLPMQNVLILQGGGALGAFECGVVKGLEEHRIFPDIVAGISIGALNGAIIAGNPKHATEALESFWSELQVVSAPMPEPLRQAATAMQILQFGVPQFFRPRWIPSCDTPWVAPWKWTSFYDTAPMRTLLEKYVDFKSLPASPVRLLVGAVNVLTSEFEVFDSYVDDMTPDHILASGSLPPGFSWTYVNGQPYWDGGIVSNSPLDMVVDRCGPDGKRVFIVDLFSGQKALPENLTEIMARRDEILYSERIRNDLRTRELIDSYRGMIESLLREIEPARQEKIRQRPRYIQLMGDGAPMHITRFLRKGPENEPSSRDYDFSDVAVRAHQAQGYALVREVLGAPGEAPAHLQPRKPRRQSAEEADTAVDTSTT